One region of Syntrophobacter fumaroxidans MPOB genomic DNA includes:
- a CDS encoding glycosyltransferase family 2 protein: MLTKRFSTTTTDATAPEVSIVIPAYNEADGIGNLISRVHAVMTSAGRSYEVIVVDDGSADDTADNARRAGARIVRHPYNMGNGAAVKTGIRSSRGGILVMLDADGQHPPDYIPEMLEKTADYHMVVGARTRSSETSIHRDLANTIYNWLATYVCGRRIEDLTSGFRAVRAHVAREFVSLLPNTFSYPTTITLATIRSGYGLTYLPIKADRRASNSKSKIKLLRDGSRFLLIIFKIATLFSPMKIFLPASVVTFLLGLGYGLYKVVVLDGRYGPTSAMFMTSSILMFLIGLVSEQITQSRFDRMEFVVDPAPVVDATDSAGQSPLAGDELPGKQAGL, from the coding sequence GTGCTCACGAAGCGATTCTCCACAACCACGACGGATGCGACGGCGCCCGAAGTCAGCATCGTCATTCCGGCCTACAATGAAGCAGACGGCATCGGCAATCTCATCTCGCGGGTCCACGCGGTGATGACCTCGGCCGGCCGTTCCTACGAAGTGATCGTCGTCGACGACGGCTCAGCCGACGACACCGCGGACAATGCGCGGCGCGCCGGCGCGAGAATCGTCCGGCATCCGTACAACATGGGCAACGGCGCGGCGGTGAAGACCGGCATACGCAGCAGCAGAGGCGGGATCCTGGTCATGCTCGACGCCGACGGCCAGCACCCCCCCGACTACATTCCGGAGATGCTCGAAAAGACGGCGGACTACCACATGGTCGTCGGCGCCCGGACCAGGTCGTCGGAAACGAGCATCCACAGAGACCTCGCCAACACCATTTACAACTGGCTGGCAACCTATGTTTGCGGTCGCAGGATCGAAGACCTCACCTCCGGCTTCAGAGCCGTCAGGGCGCACGTGGCCCGCGAATTCGTGTCCCTGCTGCCGAACACCTTCTCGTATCCGACAACCATCACCCTAGCGACGATCCGCTCCGGGTACGGACTGACCTACCTTCCCATCAAGGCGGATCGGCGTGCATCCAACAGCAAGAGCAAGATCAAGCTCCTGCGGGACGGTTCCCGGTTCCTCCTGATCATTTTCAAGATCGCGACACTCTTTTCTCCCATGAAAATATTCCTTCCCGCCAGCGTTGTCACTTTCCTGCTCGGCCTGGGTTACGGTCTCTACAAGGTTGTCGTCCTCGACGGGCGGTACGGCCCGACATCCGCCATGTTCATGACTTCCTCGATCCTGATGTTTCTCATCGGCCTGGTGTCCGAACAGATCACTCAGAGCAGATTCGACCGCATGGAGTTTGTCGTCGACCCGGCACCCGTCGTCGATGCGACGGACAGCGCCGGTCAATCACCGCTCGCCGGCGATGAGCTTCCCGGGAAACAGGCCGGGCTTTGA
- the def gene encoding peptide deformylase, with protein sequence MAILDICTYPDPILRQKAASVENIDEALIKLIDDMTETMYEAPGIGLAANQVGRSLSLIVVDLQRQDEEHGLIVLINPQIVATQGEITWEEGCLSVPEYFSAVKRHAEVVVRGYGRDGKEMEIQAGGLLAVALQHEIDHLEGRLFIDRLNPITRDIFKRKWKKKLKEATA encoded by the coding sequence ATGGCCATTCTGGACATCTGTACATACCCCGATCCCATCTTACGCCAGAAAGCCGCCTCCGTCGAAAACATCGACGAGGCGCTCATTAAATTAATAGACGACATGACCGAAACCATGTACGAGGCTCCCGGCATCGGACTGGCCGCAAATCAGGTCGGCAGATCGCTCAGCCTCATTGTGGTCGACTTGCAGCGTCAGGACGAAGAGCATGGCCTGATCGTGCTGATAAACCCGCAGATCGTGGCGACTCAAGGAGAAATCACCTGGGAGGAAGGGTGCCTCAGCGTTCCCGAGTACTTTTCCGCGGTAAAACGCCATGCGGAGGTGGTGGTTCGCGGGTATGGCCGGGATGGGAAAGAAATGGAAATTCAGGCAGGCGGCCTCCTTGCCGTGGCATTGCAGCACGAAATCGATCATCTTGAAGGCCGCTTGTTCATCGATCGATTGAATCCCATCACCAGGGACATTTTCAAGAGGAAATGGAAGAAAAAACTGAAAGAGGCTACAGCATAG
- the fmt gene encoding methionyl-tRNA formyltransferase encodes MEEKTERGYSIATGLPPLVFMGTPEFAVPSLRKLAEAGAPILLVVTQPDRPSGRGKKVTLPPIKLLAQELGIPVFQPDRVRKPEAIDRIRSAGAECAVVVAFGQILPQALLDVFPRGALNVHASLLPKYRGAAPIHRAILEGDSGTGISVMLLDAGMDTGPVLTRRGLEIGDRETFGELHDRLAAAGAELLIETLKGWKAGSVAAEPQDDAHASYAPPLRKEEFRLEWTQPAWHIVSRIRAFDPQPGAFFMCGGKRVKCFGASLLSLRTAGQGGEIVGLQAGGLVVLGGDGRSLLIGELQMEGQRRVPAPEFVRGRPLPPGTRLG; translated from the coding sequence ATGGAAGAAAAAACTGAAAGAGGCTACAGCATAGCGACCGGACTGCCGCCGCTCGTTTTCATGGGGACGCCTGAATTTGCGGTGCCTTCTTTGCGGAAACTGGCGGAAGCGGGTGCGCCCATACTCCTTGTCGTAACTCAGCCGGACCGCCCGAGCGGGCGGGGAAAAAAAGTCACGCTCCCACCCATCAAGCTGTTGGCGCAAGAACTTGGCATTCCCGTATTTCAACCGGATCGAGTGAGGAAGCCGGAGGCGATCGATCGTATCAGATCGGCCGGGGCTGAATGCGCCGTGGTGGTCGCGTTCGGTCAAATACTGCCCCAGGCTCTGCTTGACGTGTTTCCACGGGGCGCGCTGAACGTTCATGCTTCATTGCTGCCGAAGTACCGCGGAGCCGCCCCCATCCATCGCGCCATACTCGAGGGGGATTCCGGGACGGGGATCAGCGTCATGCTCCTCGACGCCGGGATGGATACGGGGCCGGTGCTGACGCGCCGTGGGCTGGAAATCGGGGACCGCGAGACGTTTGGCGAATTGCATGACCGGCTTGCCGCAGCGGGAGCCGAACTGCTGATCGAGACGCTGAAGGGGTGGAAGGCGGGCAGTGTCGCCGCCGAGCCGCAGGATGACGCCCATGCGAGCTATGCCCCGCCTCTGAGAAAGGAGGAGTTCCGGCTTGAATGGACTCAACCGGCCTGGCATATCGTTAGCCGGATTCGAGCCTTCGATCCTCAGCCGGGTGCTTTTTTCATGTGTGGCGGGAAACGGGTCAAATGCTTCGGGGCTTCGCTGCTTTCCCTTCGAACCGCGGGCCAGGGGGGGGAGATCGTGGGGCTGCAAGCCGGCGGACTGGTCGTTCTGGGTGGTGACGGGCGGAGCCTGCTGATAGGCGAACTGCAGATGGAAGGGCAGCGCCGGGTTCCGGCGCCCGAATTCGTTCGAGGTCGTCCTTTGCCGCCCGGCACGAGGCTTGGATAA
- a CDS encoding DUF116 domain-containing protein — protein sequence MTQRLTSFKMPPGQPEKKTILILVALTAVLLTILLVLFYIVPYYGFSRIHAGLPIVMGVLVAAVGGFVVLSLVLLMVVFIVGHDVPFSKKLRSIAVKGLLPTLTVVGKLIGLRKEEVQHAFVAVNNELVMAQCRNGHPPRNVLLLMPHCLQNADCPVKITYRVENCKRCGKCRIKDLLDLSEKYGVSLAVATGGTIARRIVIEKRPDLIIAVACERDLTSGIQDTTPLPVYGIFNQRPFGPCLNTQVAMDQVESILKEVMEINREKS from the coding sequence ATGACGCAGCGCCTAACCTCGTTCAAGATGCCTCCCGGACAGCCGGAGAAAAAGACCATTCTCATCCTGGTCGCTCTAACGGCCGTTTTGCTGACGATCCTCCTGGTTCTGTTCTACATCGTTCCCTACTACGGGTTCAGTCGCATCCATGCAGGTCTGCCCATCGTGATGGGGGTTCTGGTCGCCGCTGTCGGGGGGTTCGTGGTTCTCAGCCTCGTGCTTCTCATGGTGGTATTCATCGTGGGACACGACGTGCCGTTTTCGAAGAAATTGCGCAGTATTGCCGTCAAGGGGCTGCTGCCGACCCTGACCGTCGTGGGCAAGTTGATCGGACTGCGCAAGGAGGAAGTCCAGCACGCTTTTGTGGCCGTGAACAATGAGCTCGTGATGGCTCAATGCAGAAACGGACATCCACCCAGGAACGTTCTGCTGTTGATGCCGCACTGCCTTCAGAACGCCGACTGCCCGGTGAAAATCACCTACCGGGTCGAGAATTGCAAGCGGTGCGGCAAATGCCGGATCAAAGATCTGCTCGATCTTTCGGAAAAATACGGAGTGAGCCTCGCGGTGGCGACGGGAGGGACCATCGCGCGCAGGATCGTGATCGAAAAAAGGCCCGACCTGATCATCGCCGTCGCTTGCGAACGGGATCTAACGAGCGGGATACAGGATACCACGCCTCTGCCGGTCTACGGCATCTTCAACCAGCGTCCTTTCGGTCCGTGCCTGAACACCCAGGTTGCCATGGACCAGGTCGAATCGATCCTCAAGGAGGTGATGGAGATCAACCGGGAAAAATCATGA
- the rsmB gene encoding 16S rRNA (cytosine(967)-C(5))-methyltransferase RsmB, whose protein sequence is MINARVLAFQILLHMDRDASHPDRLIRGMLGRHERLEERDRALLTELVYGVLRWQGRLDWHIDQLSRTRPEKIDPAVRILLRLALYQILMLDRIPDHAAVNEAVNMAKTTQPAYLVKFVNGVLREALRRRSRWIWPEAGEEPGKYIAVTTAHPIWYVERLLHEFGFEETLDICNANNTVAPMTLRVNALKTSIDTILQWCAEHGIDAEPSGVVPTAVRLSGLRRDLAETSIYRDGLVQVQDEASQIVSTLVAPRAGERVLDLCAGFGGKSTHLGILMGDRGEVVAVDNSAWKLEELRKNARRQGLRIIKPRTADLFEFSPGTEDLFDRVLLDAPCSGFGTLRRNPDIKWRRHLKDPRRFGRIQKEMLDHAARFVKPGGALVYSACTLFQEENDAVAEHFAASHPDWQIEPVGPDLPDACRGMASGPFFRTWPHRHQVDGFFAARLKRPA, encoded by the coding sequence ATGATCAACGCCAGGGTCTTGGCCTTTCAGATTCTCCTGCACATGGACCGCGATGCCTCTCACCCCGATCGTCTCATACGCGGCATGCTCGGCCGGCACGAGCGCCTCGAGGAAAGGGACAGAGCGCTCCTGACCGAGCTCGTGTATGGAGTTCTTCGCTGGCAGGGCCGGCTTGACTGGCACATCGACCAGCTGAGCAGGACCCGCCCGGAAAAAATCGACCCCGCCGTCCGCATTCTTCTGCGACTCGCCCTTTATCAGATACTCATGCTCGACCGCATCCCCGACCATGCCGCCGTCAACGAAGCCGTGAATATGGCGAAAACAACCCAGCCCGCGTATCTCGTAAAGTTCGTCAACGGGGTCCTGCGCGAGGCTCTGCGCCGCCGGAGCCGCTGGATATGGCCGGAAGCGGGCGAAGAACCGGGCAAGTACATCGCCGTGACCACCGCGCATCCGATATGGTACGTGGAGCGGCTCCTGCACGAATTCGGATTCGAGGAGACCCTCGATATCTGCAATGCGAACAACACCGTTGCCCCGATGACGTTGCGCGTCAATGCCCTCAAGACTTCGATCGACACGATCCTCCAATGGTGCGCGGAACATGGGATCGACGCCGAGCCGTCGGGAGTTGTCCCGACGGCGGTGCGCTTGAGCGGTTTGCGACGGGACCTTGCCGAGACGTCCATCTACCGGGACGGTTTGGTGCAGGTGCAGGACGAGGCGTCCCAGATCGTTTCCACGCTTGTGGCTCCCAGGGCAGGGGAGCGGGTGCTGGACCTGTGTGCCGGATTCGGCGGCAAGTCCACTCACCTGGGCATCCTCATGGGTGACCGGGGAGAGGTCGTCGCCGTGGACAATTCCGCCTGGAAACTGGAAGAGCTTCGAAAAAACGCCCGGAGACAGGGCCTGCGCATCATCAAGCCGCGCACGGCGGACCTGTTCGAATTCTCTCCCGGAACGGAGGACCTTTTCGATCGGGTTCTGCTCGATGCGCCGTGTTCGGGGTTCGGGACCCTCCGGCGCAACCCGGACATCAAATGGCGGCGGCACCTCAAGGATCCCCGACGGTTTGGAAGGATTCAGAAGGAAATGCTGGACCATGCCGCACGGTTCGTCAAGCCGGGGGGCGCCCTGGTCTATTCCGCGTGCACGCTGTTTCAAGAAGAAAACGATGCGGTCGCCGAGCACTTTGCGGCTTCTCATCCGGACTGGCAAATCGAGCCCGTCGGTCCCGATTTGCCCGATGCCTGCCGGGGGATGGCGTCCGGCCCCTTCTTCCGCACCTGGCCGCACCGCCACCAGGTGGACGGCTTCTTTGCCGCCCGCTTGAAGCGACCTGCC